In the Sinomonas cyclohexanicum genome, CGGCCAGGAGCGGGTTGGCGCTCACGAGCTCCGAAAGGAGCGAGTTCGCGGTCTGGATCTCGTCCGCGAGCTGGGTCGAGGCTTCCCCCTCGGCATACTCGCCGTGGTCGAGGTGGATGAGGTCCAGCACCGTCGAGGCGCTCGCCACGTCGCCGCCCGCGTGCCCGCCCATGCCGTCGGCGACCACCACGAGATGACGGCCCGCGTAGGCGGAGTCGTCATTCTTGGAGCGCAGGCGGCCCACATCGGACCGGGCCGCGTACCGAAGGATCAGCGGGGCGTCAGCCAAAATCAGGGCCTCAGCTCGATCACGGTCTTGCCGATGCGGATCGGCACACCCAGCTCGACCGGCTGGGCGCGTGTGAGCTGCTGGTCGGCGAGGTACGTGCCGTTCGTGGACCCGAGGTCCTCGATGAACCACCGGCTGCCTTGGGGGAACAGCCTGGCGTGGCGGCCGGACGCGTAGTCGTCCTCGAGCACGAGCGTCGCCTCCTGGGCGCGGCCGAGCAGCACCGGCGTGCCCTCCAGCGGGAGGGTCGTGCCGGCCAGCGGGCCCTCGACGACCACGAGCTGGCGGGCGTGCTGCCGCGCGGGCGGCTCGGCGAGCTCCGGGTTCCTCCGCACCTGCCGCGCCGTGGGGGCGCCGGTCTTGTTGCGGCGCCCGATCGCGAGGTCGCGGCGCATCGCGCCGACCACGCTGAAGACGAGGAGCCACATGAGCAGGAGGAAGCCCAGCCGCAGAGCGGTGAGCGTCAGGTCGTTCACGCGTTTCCTCCCCGGGGTGCCGGAAGCATGCGGAAGACGATCTTGGTGCGGCCCATCGTGATGGCCGTGCCGTCGTGGAGCTCGGCGCTGCCCTCGAGGCGCCGGCCGTTGATGTAGCTGCCGTTGGTCGAGCCCAAGTCCACAGCGTACGTGGTGCCTCCGTCCCGGCGGATCTCAAGGTGCCGGCGGGAGACGCCCGTGTCGTCGACCACGATGTCCGCCTCGTTCGAGCGGCCTAGAACCACGGAGTCAGCGTTCACCGAGTACCGCTGGCCGTCGATCTCGAGGACGGGCACGAGGGACGTGGGCTGCCGCGTCGGTGCGGCTGGGAAGCTCGGGCGCGATGGGCCCTTCTCCGTGCTGGAGACGACCTCGAACTCGCCGGCCTTGAGCGCGGCGTCGTGCCGGAACGTGAAGCGCACCGGGCCCTGGAGGGTGTAGCCCTGGGAGCGGGCGTGCTTGACCGCCACGTCGCACAGCTCCTCGGCCAGCGGCTGGCCCCAGCCGCGGGCGCGCTCGAAGTCGGCGTCGGAGAGGTGCGCCTCGAAGACGTTCGGCGCCAGGGTGCGGCCCTGGTCGATGGAGAACGCCTGGCGGTCCATTTCACGGCGGAGCCGACTCGCGATCTCCACCGGCTGCACCTGGCCCTTCGACCCCGTGGAGAAGACGCCGTGGACGGCCTTCTCGATGCCGCGCTCGAGCCTGTCGAGCAGTCCCATGTGCCCCTCCTTTCCGGTCTCCGCCCGCGTTGGTTCGCGGGCCTGGGCGTGCCTTGCTGCGCGTCCACACCGTCGCCGGAGGTGCACAGTCCTCTCCCGATAGTACTGGGACCGCCTCGGTATCACCTGATCGGCCCGCTCCGCGCCCCTGGGCCTTGACGCACGACGGCGCCGCCCTCCATCCTCCCCCGGCTCATCCTTCTGCGCCCGCCCCCCGAACCCGCTTCTAACCCGCTGCGCGGGCGCTGATTTCGCAATCCGCTTGTCGCTCGGCTATGCTGGTTCTCGCTGCTTTCGCGGGGTTCGGCTGCTGTCCGGACGCTGCGTGGGTGTTGCGCGCGAGTGGCGGAACGGCAGACGCGCTGGCTTCAGGTGCCAGTGTCCGAAAGGGCGTGCGGGTTCAAATCCCGCCTCGCGCACACATGGAAGGGCCCCGGTCGGGAGACCGGGGCCCTTCTGCTATCCATCAGGCCCTCGCGAAATGGTGGGTTGAGCAGGGTGCGGGCCGCCCGCACCCTGCTCAACCCACCATTTCCGGGACGTTCTCCTAGTCCCCGTCCCGCAGCCCGATCGGCCGGATGAGCACCCGCAGCGGCGTGATGATCCACCGGTTGCCGGTCTCGCGGAATTCGGCGTGGCTCGAGAACTCATACAGCGCGTTGCGCACCCGCACCCACTGCGGACGCTGCCCGTGGAACGGGTCCTCGCGCAGGAGTCTGAGCGTGGCCGGGTCGGCGCGCAGGAGCTTCATGAGGAACTCGTAGAACCAGTCCTCGTGCACCGTGCGCAGCGGAAGGAACCACATGAGCCAGTCGAGCCGCAGGTGGTAGGGCGCCCACTGCCGCGGGATCCGGTTGGCCTCGCCGGGCTTGCCGCGGAACCGGTACTCGCGCCACTCGGCGTCCTCCGCCGGCACCGTGTCCAGCGTCCCCTCCACGACGATCTCCACCCGGTTCCTCGTCACCGACCCGAATGCCCCGTACGTGTTGACGAGCTGCCACCGGTTGAAGGCGGCATTCATGAGCTGGTTCGAGGACACGAGGTTCTTGGCCGGCCACCACGACAGCGCCAGCAGGAGCAGCGACGCGGCGAGCACGACGGCGACCCACGCCCAGGCGACCCAGTCGCCCGAGGCGGGCCACGCCGTCGTGCGCCCTGAACCCCAGCCGATCGCCGAGGGGATGAACGGGAGCAGCCAGCGCACCGCAGAGTCCCCGACCGCGGCGAAAGCGAGCACGATCGCGGACCAGTTCAGCCACGCGAAGTTCCCCGAGAGCACGAGCCACAGCTGCGTCACGACCACCACGGCCGCGGCGACGGACCCGACAGGCTGCGGGAAGAAGAGCAGGAACGGGACCACGAGCTGCGCGACGTGGTTCCCGACCACCTCGGAGCGGTGCATCCACTTGGGCAGGAGGTGGAACTGGCGGGACAGCGGGCCGGGCATGGGCTGGGTCTCGTGGTGGTAGTAGAGCGCCGTGAGGTTGCGCCACTCGGACCCGCCCCGGATCTTGATCATCCCCGCGCCGAACTCGAGGCGGAACACGAGCCACACGAGCAGGATGAGGATGGGGCGCGGGGGAGGGACCTGGTCGGAGCCGAGGAACGCGACCGTGAATCCGGCCTCGAGCAGGAGCATCTCCCACCCGAAGCCGTAGAACGTCTGCCCCACGTTCACGATCGACATGTACAGGCCCCACAGCACCCCGAACGCGATCAGCGGGACCCACCACGGCCCGATCTGCGGGACGCCGAGCACGAGCAGGCCGGAGACCACGAGTCCCACTGCGCACACCCAGCGGAACAGCCGGTCCGAGTACCGGTAGCGGAACAGGCTCGGGCGGCGGAGGCGATGGAATCCCGCGACGTAGTTCGACGCGGGCAGAAGGCCGTGCTCGCCCAGGAGCGCCGGGAACTGGTTGAGGGAGGAGAGGAACGCGACGAAGAAAAGGGCCGCCACCCCGCGCTGCAGGACCCAGCGCGCCACCTCGGAGTCGGTGGCGGCGAACCACGTCATGAACGCGTCCACGCTCCAACGCTACGCCGTGCGCCCCGGCCTCAGGCAGGGGCGGTAGGCTCTATCCGCCGTGACTTCCGACCCCCACGCCGCCCACCGCAGCCAGACGCCAGCCGGCCCCGCGCACGACGCCGCGGCCGCGCCTCCCGCTGCCCCCGCGCCGTCGCGCCTCACGGGGCCGTCGCGGCTGCCTGCCCCGGGGCGCTTCGCGCATCCGTTCTCGCCGGGAGTCCTCGCGCTCGTGTTCGGGGGCGGGGTACTTGGGGCGATGTCGCGGTGGGCGCTCGGGGTCGCGATCCCCGCGCCCGACGGCTGGCCGCTGCCGACCCTCCTCATCAACCT is a window encoding:
- a CDS encoding FHA domain-containing protein FhaB/FipA, with translation MNDLTLTALRLGFLLLMWLLVFSVVGAMRRDLAIGRRNKTGAPTARQVRRNPELAEPPARQHARQLVVVEGPLAGTTLPLEGTPVLLGRAQEATLVLEDDYASGRHARLFPQGSRWFIEDLGSTNGTYLADQQLTRAQPVELGVPIRIGKTVIELRP
- a CDS encoding FhaA domain-containing protein, encoding MGLLDRLERGIEKAVHGVFSTGSKGQVQPVEIASRLRREMDRQAFSIDQGRTLAPNVFEAHLSDADFERARGWGQPLAEELCDVAVKHARSQGYTLQGPVRFTFRHDAALKAGEFEVVSSTEKGPSRPSFPAAPTRQPTSLVPVLEIDGQRYSVNADSVVLGRSNEADIVVDDTGVSRRHLEIRRDGGTTYAVDLGSTNGSYINGRRLEGSAELHDGTAITMGRTKIVFRMLPAPRGGNA
- a CDS encoding lipase maturation factor family protein produces the protein MTWFAATDSEVARWVLQRGVAALFFVAFLSSLNQFPALLGEHGLLPASNYVAGFHRLRRPSLFRYRYSDRLFRWVCAVGLVVSGLLVLGVPQIGPWWVPLIAFGVLWGLYMSIVNVGQTFYGFGWEMLLLEAGFTVAFLGSDQVPPPRPILILLVWLVFRLEFGAGMIKIRGGSEWRNLTALYYHHETQPMPGPLSRQFHLLPKWMHRSEVVGNHVAQLVVPFLLFFPQPVGSVAAAVVVVTQLWLVLSGNFAWLNWSAIVLAFAAVGDSAVRWLLPFIPSAIGWGSGRTTAWPASGDWVAWAWVAVVLAASLLLLALSWWPAKNLVSSNQLMNAAFNRWQLVNTYGAFGSVTRNRVEIVVEGTLDTVPAEDAEWREYRFRGKPGEANRIPRQWAPYHLRLDWLMWFLPLRTVHEDWFYEFLMKLLRADPATLRLLREDPFHGQRPQWVRVRNALYEFSSHAEFRETGNRWIITPLRVLIRPIGLRDGD